From a region of the Megalops cyprinoides isolate fMegCyp1 chromosome 13, fMegCyp1.pri, whole genome shotgun sequence genome:
- the sord gene encoding sorbitol dehydrogenase — protein sequence MDKENLSVVLHSPGDLRLEHLPVPEPGPNEVLLQMHSVGICGSDVHYWQHGRIGDFEVKKPMVLGHEASGRILKVGPGVKHLQPGDRVAIEPGVPREMDEFFKAGRYNLSPTIFFCATPPDDGNLCRYYKHSANFCYKLPDSVTFEEGALVEPLSVGIHACRRGGVTLGSTVLICGAGPIGLVCLLVAKAMGASQVVISDLSAERLTMAKELSADFLLEVKRGDAPDELARKVEGLLGSQPHITIECTGVESSVQTAIYATHPGGVVVLVGLGSEMTTIPLLSAAVKEVDIRGVFRYCNTWPMAIAMLASKRVNVKPLVTHRFPLEQAVQAFETTRQGLGVKVMLKCDKNDQGP from the exons ATGGATAAAGAAAATCTGTCCGTGGTGCTGCATTCTCCTGGCGATCTCAGATTG GAACATCTTCCTGTTCCTGAACCAGGTCCAAATG AGGTCCTTCTGCAGATGCACTCGGTTGGCATCTGTGGCTCGGACGTGCACTACTGGCAGCACGGGCGCATCGGTGACTTTGAGGTGAAGAAGCCCATGGTGCTGGGGCACGAGGCCTCGGGCCGCATCCTCAAAGTGGGGCCAGGAGTCAAGCACCTCCAGCCAG GTGACAGAGTTGCCATCGAGCCCGGAGTGCCTCGCGAGATGGATGAGTTCTTCAAAGCTGGGCGTTACAACCTGTCCCCCACAATCTTTTTCTGTGCCACACCCCCGGATGATGGGAACCTGTGCCGATACTACAAGCATAGCGCCAACTTCTGTTACAA GCTGCCTGACAGTGTAACTTTTGAGGAGGGAGCGCTGGTTGAGCCTCTGTCAGTGGGCATCCATGCCTGCCGCAGAGGGGGCGTGACGCTGGGAAGCACCGTGCTAATCTGCGGAGCAG GGCCGATTGGACTCGTCTGTCTGCTGGTGGCCAAGGCTATGGGCGCATCACAGGTGGTGATAAGCG ACCTGTCGGCGGAGCGGCTGACGATGGCCAAGGAGCTCAGTGCCGACTTCCTCCTGGAGGTTAAAAGGGGCGATGCGCCAGACGAGCTAGCCAGGAAGGTGGAAGGCCTTCTGGGCAGCCAGCCTCACATCACTATTGAATGCACGGGTGTGGAGAGCAGCGTGCAGACAGCCATCTAT GCAACCCATCCAGGTGGAGTAGTGGTTCTGGTGGGTCTGGGCTCTGAGATGACAACTATCCCACtcctcagtgctgctgtcaAAGAGGTGGACATCAGGGGTGTTTTCCGCTACTGTAACAC GTGGCCGATGGCAATCGCGATGCTGGCGTCCAAGAGGGTGAACGTGAAGCCTCTGGTGACGCACCGCTTCCCGCTGGAGCAGGCAGTGCAGGCCTTCGAGACCACCCGCCAAGGCCTTGGGGTCAAGGTCATGCTCAAGTGTGACAAGAACGACCAGGGTCCATGA
- the terb2 gene encoding telomere repeats-binding bouquet formation protein 2, whose protein sequence is MFTNKKAWFSKSVNEDIRRLWVSEGGAIVCWRAAEYLFSNDASCCDTRRIFDSVDYVEDRATVFHSAYISTCEKTQSLESVLIGHYVLPPASVQKEVRSAVGRFIWEQGEAFKWTTHQREASPCCNVQQYPVNNMLRGYVCIDELRKYSGELHDFLPGHSGYSVSKVHI, encoded by the exons ATGTTTACCAATAAAAAAGCTTGGTTTTCAAAAAGTGTGAATGAGGACATTCGTCGCCTGTGGG TGTCAGAAGGTGGCGCCATTGTGTGTTGGCGAGCAGCAGAGTATCTATTCAGCAACGACGCCTCCTGTTGTGATACACGAAG GATATTTGATAGTGTGGATTATGTAGAAGATAGGGCCACGGTTTTCCACAGCGCGTACATCTCCACATGTGAAAAGACCCAGAGCTTGGAGTCGGTGTTAATCGGCCACTACGTACTCCCCCCAGCCAGCGTTCAGAAAG aagTAAGATCAGCTGTCGGACGTTTCATTTGGGAGCAAGGAG AAGCATTCAAATGGACAACTCATCAAAGAGAAGCCTCCCCGTGTTGCAATGTTCAGCAGTACCCTGTCAATAACATGCTCAGAG GATATGTTTGTATAGATGAACTGAGGAAGTATTCGGGTGAACTACACGACTTCCTTCCCGGCCACTCAGGTTATTCAGTGTCTAAAGTTCATATTTAA